The Thiogranum longum genome includes a region encoding these proteins:
- the ilvC gene encoding ketol-acid reductoisomerase: MALNIYYDKDADLSIIKGSKVSIIGYGSQGHAHANNLKESGVDVTVGLRAGSISEAKAKNAGLAVKSIEDAVKSADVVMILAPDEHQAKLYRDKIEPNIKKGAALAFAHGFNIHYEQIEPRADLDVIMIAPKGPGHLVRSMYTQGAGVPSLIAVFQDASGKARDIALSYASANGGGRAGVIETTFKEETETDLFGEQAVLCGGATSLVQAGFETLTEAGYAPEMAYFECLHELKLIVDLMYEGGIANMRYSISNTAEYGDLTRGPRVVTAETKAEMKRILTEIQNGEFAREFILENQAGAATLKAKRRLGREHQIEQVGQKLRSMMSWISDNKIVDKKVN, translated from the coding sequence ATGGCACTAAACATTTATTACGACAAGGATGCAGACCTTTCCATCATCAAGGGTTCAAAGGTCAGCATTATCGGTTACGGTTCACAGGGGCATGCACATGCCAACAACCTGAAGGAATCCGGCGTGGACGTTACTGTCGGTTTGCGCGCAGGTTCGATTTCCGAAGCCAAGGCGAAGAACGCCGGCCTGGCCGTGAAGTCGATTGAAGATGCCGTCAAGAGCGCCGACGTGGTGATGATTCTCGCGCCTGACGAGCACCAGGCAAAGTTGTACCGCGACAAGATCGAACCCAACATCAAGAAGGGCGCGGCACTGGCGTTTGCGCACGGTTTCAATATTCACTACGAGCAGATCGAACCGCGCGCCGATCTCGACGTTATCATGATCGCACCCAAGGGGCCCGGCCACCTGGTGCGCTCCATGTACACACAGGGCGCCGGTGTACCGTCGTTGATTGCAGTATTCCAGGATGCCAGTGGCAAGGCCAGGGATATTGCCCTGTCGTATGCCTCGGCAAATGGTGGTGGCCGTGCAGGCGTGATCGAGACGACTTTCAAGGAAGAGACCGAAACGGACCTGTTCGGTGAGCAGGCTGTGCTGTGTGGTGGTGCGACTTCGCTGGTACAGGCCGGTTTTGAAACCCTGACCGAAGCGGGTTATGCGCCGGAAATGGCTTACTTCGAGTGCCTGCACGAACTCAAGCTGATCGTCGACCTCATGTACGAAGGCGGCATCGCCAATATGCGTTACTCGATTTCCAATACCGCCGAGTACGGCGACCTGACCCGTGGTCCACGCGTTGTTACCGCGGAAACCAAAGCGGAGATGAAACGCATCCTGACAGAAATCCAGAACGGCGAGTTTGCCCGCGAGTTTATCCTGGAGAACCAGGCCGGCGCCGCCACGTTGAAGGCCAAGCGTCGCCTGGGTCGTGAGCACCAGATCGAACAGGTTGGCCAGAAGCTGCGCAGCATGATGTCCTGGATCAGTGATAACAAGATTGTCGACAAGAAAGTCAACTAA
- a CDS encoding lytic transglycosylase domain-containing protein translates to MPVFLLPLLTLLYCSLAGAATQERPDDEMRELLIHAVQSSDSFEDRFHAEVWLTDMSKRLARKIPDPEERLLILKTAHYEATRANLPPEMVLALIEVESNFDHFAISHAGARGLMQVMPFWLDEIGRPDDDLFDIHTNLRMGCTILRLYLDREKGDRTRALARYNGSVGKTWYPQRVFSALSKRWYRL, encoded by the coding sequence ATGCCGGTTTTTCTGCTGCCTTTGCTCACCCTCCTGTACTGTAGTCTTGCCGGTGCCGCCACCCAGGAACGCCCCGATGACGAAATGCGCGAGCTCCTGATTCACGCCGTGCAATCTTCCGACAGCTTCGAGGACCGTTTCCACGCCGAGGTCTGGCTGACGGACATGTCGAAGCGGCTGGCACGCAAAATCCCCGACCCTGAAGAACGCTTGCTGATCCTGAAAACCGCGCACTATGAAGCGACTCGCGCCAACCTGCCCCCTGAAATGGTACTGGCGCTGATCGAGGTGGAAAGTAACTTCGACCACTTCGCGATATCACACGCCGGCGCGCGCGGCCTGATGCAGGTGATGCCATTCTGGCTGGACGAAATCGGCCGTCCCGATGATGACCTGTTCGATATTCATACCAACCTGCGTATGGGTTGTACCATTTTGAGGCTTTATCTCGACCGGGAAAAAGGTGACCGCACGCGGGCGCTGGCGCGTTACAACGGTAGCGTGGGAAAGACCTGGTACCCGCAACGGGTGTTCAGCGCCCTGTCAAAACGCTGGTATCGTCTGTAA
- a CDS encoding proline--tRNA ligase — protein MKVSRFPLSTVKETPADAEIISHQLMMRAGMIRKIAAGLYSWQPLGLRVLRKAEAIVREEMNGAGALELLMPAVQPAELWQESGRWEQYGPELLRFTDRHNREFCIGPTHEEIITDLVRREVRSYKQLPLNYYQIQTKFRDEIRPRFGIMRAREFLMKDAYSFHIDKPSLDETYQQMYDTYTRIFTRLGLDFRAVRADSGSIGGALSHEFHVLADSGEDAIVFSSASGYAANLELAEALPPAGERPAPGKAMQTVDTPGVHSIEDVCKALDVNPEQTIKTLLVEGADGGVVALCLRGDHTLNEIKAEKLEQVAQPLTLASDEQIRAAAGCGAGSLGPVGVDIPVIADRAAAHLADFVCGANVDGQHLTGVNWGRDCPEPQVADIRNVVEGDPSPDGQGVAKIARGIEVGHVFQLGDKYSRAMKATVLDENGKEIIIQMGCYGIGVSRVIAAAIEQNHDEQGIRWPSALAPFQVALLGMNRKKSQRVREACDALYEEMLAAGLDVIFDDREVRPGVMFADMELIGIPHRVVIGEKNLDKGLVEYKSRRGGDNQDIARDGIIDFLTSQLAQGRSD, from the coding sequence ATGAAAGTCTCCCGCTTCCCTCTCTCCACGGTAAAAGAAACCCCCGCCGACGCCGAAATCATCAGTCACCAGCTGATGATGCGCGCCGGCATGATCCGCAAAATCGCTGCCGGCCTGTACAGCTGGCAACCCCTTGGCCTGCGCGTGCTGCGCAAGGCCGAAGCCATCGTACGTGAGGAGATGAATGGCGCCGGTGCGCTGGAGCTGCTGATGCCCGCCGTGCAACCGGCAGAACTCTGGCAGGAATCCGGCCGCTGGGAACAGTATGGACCGGAACTGCTGCGTTTCACCGACCGCCATAACCGTGAGTTCTGCATCGGCCCGACCCACGAGGAAATCATCACCGACCTGGTGCGCCGGGAAGTGCGCAGCTACAAGCAGCTACCGCTCAACTATTACCAGATCCAGACCAAGTTTCGTGACGAGATTCGTCCGCGTTTCGGCATAATGCGCGCGCGCGAATTTCTTATGAAAGATGCCTACTCCTTCCACATCGACAAGCCCTCGCTGGATGAAACCTACCAGCAGATGTACGACACCTATACCCGCATCTTTACCCGACTGGGACTCGACTTCCGCGCCGTGCGTGCTGACAGCGGTTCCATCGGCGGCGCCCTGTCGCATGAGTTCCATGTGCTGGCGGATTCCGGTGAAGACGCCATCGTATTTTCCAGTGCAAGTGGCTATGCCGCCAACCTGGAACTGGCCGAAGCCTTGCCACCTGCCGGGGAACGCCCCGCACCGGGTAAAGCAATGCAAACTGTCGATACGCCCGGCGTACATAGCATCGAAGACGTCTGCAAGGCACTGGATGTCAATCCGGAACAAACCATTAAAACGCTATTGGTTGAAGGTGCCGACGGCGGCGTAGTGGCACTGTGCCTGCGCGGTGATCACACCCTGAATGAAATCAAGGCGGAAAAACTGGAGCAGGTGGCGCAACCCCTGACCCTGGCCAGCGACGAGCAGATTCGCGCAGCCGCCGGTTGCGGTGCCGGTTCACTCGGGCCGGTCGGAGTGGATATCCCCGTCATCGCCGACCGGGCAGCTGCGCATCTGGCCGATTTCGTGTGCGGCGCCAATGTCGATGGCCAGCACCTGACCGGCGTCAACTGGGGCCGTGACTGCCCGGAGCCACAGGTCGCCGACATCCGTAATGTGGTTGAGGGTGACCCCAGCCCGGACGGCCAGGGTGTGGCAAAAATCGCCCGCGGCATCGAGGTAGGCCATGTATTCCAGCTCGGAGACAAGTACAGCCGTGCCATGAAAGCCACTGTACTGGACGAAAATGGTAAGGAAATCATCATTCAAATGGGCTGCTACGGGATTGGCGTGTCACGCGTCATCGCCGCTGCCATCGAGCAGAACCACGACGAGCAGGGCATTCGCTGGCCTTCGGCGTTGGCGCCCTTCCAGGTGGCGCTGCTGGGCATGAACCGCAAAAAGTCCCAGCGGGTACGCGAAGCCTGCGACGCGCTCTACGAGGAAATGCTGGCCGCCGGCCTGGATGTCATTTTTGATGACAGAGAGGTAAGGCCCGGGGTCATGTTTGCCGATATGGAACTTATTGGCATACCGCATCGGGTGGTAATTGGTGAAAAAAATCTGGACAAGGGGCTGGTGGAGTACAAATCGCGCCGTGGTGGCGACAACCAGGATATTGCGCGTGACGGGATTATTGACTTCCTCACGTCACAGCTGGCCCAGGGAAGATCTGATTAA
- a CDS encoding acetolactate synthase 3 large subunit, whose protein sequence is MELTGAEIFVRSLEEQGVKHVFGYPGGAVLPIYDALDQQDKVEHILVRHEQAATHAADGYARSTGRPGVVLVTSGPGATNAVTGIATAYMDSIPMVIFSGQVPTALIGNDAFQEVDNIGITRPCVKHNFLVKDVKDLALTIRKAFYIATTGRPGPVVVDIPKDVSTLKAEFHYPKRVKMRSYNPVTKGHPRQIKKAVDLMLSAKRPMLYTGGGVVVGNASKQLVEMTKLLNFPITNTLMGLGAYPATDKQFVGMLGMHGTYEANMSMHNCDVLIAIGARFDDRVTGNVEKFCPSAKIIHVDIDPASISKNVGVDVPIVGPVDQVLKEMIAQLITSKVKPDAAALKAWWKQINEWRAMDCLKYSTDCEHIKPQAVVETLYKVTKGNAFVTSDVGQHQMFAAQFYKFDKPNRWINSGGLGTMGFGLPSAMGVQIAHPKSTVACITGEGSIQMCIQELSTCLQYGLPIKIINLNNGFLGMVRQWQEFFYQGRYASSYMESLPDFVKLAEAYGHVGMQISKPEDVEGALKEAMKLKDRLVFMDFLIDPNENVYPMIPAGAGLNEMILV, encoded by the coding sequence GTGGAGCTGACTGGCGCGGAAATTTTTGTACGTAGCCTCGAAGAGCAGGGGGTCAAGCATGTGTTTGGCTATCCCGGCGGCGCGGTGTTGCCGATTTATGATGCACTTGACCAGCAGGACAAGGTCGAGCACATCCTGGTGCGCCACGAACAGGCTGCCACACACGCCGCGGATGGCTATGCGCGCTCCACCGGCCGTCCCGGCGTAGTGCTGGTGACCTCGGGTCCCGGTGCGACCAATGCGGTGACAGGTATTGCCACCGCCTACATGGATTCAATTCCAATGGTGATTTTCAGTGGCCAGGTGCCGACGGCGCTGATCGGTAACGATGCCTTTCAGGAAGTCGACAATATCGGCATCACGCGCCCCTGTGTGAAACACAACTTCCTGGTCAAGGATGTGAAGGATCTTGCGCTCACCATCCGCAAGGCATTTTATATCGCGACCACAGGTCGACCTGGCCCGGTGGTGGTCGATATTCCCAAGGACGTCAGTACGCTGAAGGCGGAGTTCCATTACCCGAAGCGCGTCAAAATGCGTTCCTACAACCCGGTCACCAAAGGGCACCCGCGGCAGATCAAAAAAGCTGTTGACCTGATGCTGTCGGCGAAACGGCCCATGCTGTACACCGGTGGTGGTGTGGTGGTTGGTAATGCCAGTAAGCAGCTGGTGGAGATGACGAAGCTGCTGAACTTCCCGATTACCAACACACTGATGGGTCTTGGCGCCTACCCGGCGACGGACAAGCAGTTTGTCGGCATGCTGGGCATGCACGGGACATATGAAGCCAACATGTCCATGCATAACTGCGATGTGCTGATTGCGATCGGCGCGCGCTTCGACGACCGTGTCACCGGTAATGTTGAAAAATTCTGTCCCTCGGCGAAGATCATTCACGTCGATATCGACCCGGCCAGTATCTCCAAGAATGTCGGTGTCGATGTACCGATCGTCGGACCGGTTGACCAGGTCCTTAAGGAAATGATCGCCCAGCTGATTACCAGCAAGGTGAAACCGGATGCGGCAGCGCTCAAGGCCTGGTGGAAGCAGATCAACGAATGGCGCGCCATGGATTGCCTGAAATACAGTACCGATTGCGAGCACATCAAGCCGCAGGCGGTGGTCGAAACCCTGTACAAGGTGACAAAGGGCAATGCCTTTGTGACCTCGGACGTGGGTCAGCACCAGATGTTTGCCGCGCAGTTCTACAAGTTCGACAAGCCGAACCGCTGGATCAATTCAGGTGGGCTGGGCACCATGGGCTTCGGCCTGCCCTCGGCGATGGGCGTGCAGATCGCGCATCCCAAAAGCACCGTGGCCTGCATCACCGGTGAGGGCAGCATCCAGATGTGCATCCAGGAACTGTCGACCTGCCTGCAGTACGGGTTGCCAATCAAGATCATTAACCTGAATAACGGGTTTCTCGGTATGGTGCGTCAGTGGCAGGAATTCTTTTACCAGGGGCGCTACGCAAGTTCGTACATGGAGTCATTGCCGGATTTTGTCAAGCTGGCCGAGGCCTACGGGCACGTCGGCATGCAGATCAGCAAGCCGGAAGATGTCGAGGGCGCACTGAAGGAAGCCATGAAGCTGAAAGATCGCCTGGTGTTCATGGATTTTCTGATTGACCCGAACGAGAATGTATACCCGATGATCCCGGCCGGCGCCGGCCTGAACGAAATGATACTGGTGTAA
- a CDS encoding phenylpyruvate tautomerase MIF-related protein — protein sequence MPLLKIQTNQAIDETTAKTLIKDASARVAELLGKPERYVMVSLEHNPDMVFGGSDEPLAYLELKSIGLPESRTGELSSGLCKLLNTSLDLPADRVYIEFADAARHMWGWNEGTFQE from the coding sequence ATGCCCCTGCTTAAAATCCAGACCAATCAGGCCATTGATGAAACAACGGCAAAAACCCTGATCAAAGACGCCTCTGCACGCGTCGCCGAACTACTGGGCAAACCCGAGCGCTATGTCATGGTCAGCCTCGAACACAACCCTGACATGGTATTCGGCGGCAGCGACGAGCCGCTCGCCTACCTGGAGCTGAAAAGTATCGGCCTGCCAGAATCACGGACGGGCGAACTGTCGAGCGGCCTTTGCAAGCTGCTCAATACCTCCCTGGACCTCCCCGCCGATCGTGTCTATATCGAATTCGCCGATGCAGCCCGCCACATGTGGGGCTGGAATGAAGGGACCTTCCAGGAATGA
- the ilvN gene encoding acetolactate synthase small subunit — protein MRHIISILMENEAGALSRVAGLFSARGYNIESLTVAATEDPSLSRMTLVTTGTDQIIEQITKQLNKLIDVVKLMDMCEGEHIEREMMLIKVRAVDNGREEIKRMADIFRGRIIDVTDALYTIEVTGTSGKLDAFIEAIPATDIIEVVRSGVTGIARGERALHV, from the coding sequence ATGCGGCATATCATCTCCATACTGATGGAAAACGAAGCGGGCGCACTGTCGCGTGTGGCCGGGCTGTTTTCGGCGCGTGGCTATAACATCGAGTCACTGACGGTGGCGGCGACTGAAGATCCCTCGCTGTCGCGCATGACGCTGGTGACCACCGGCACCGACCAGATCATCGAACAGATCACCAAACAGTTGAACAAGCTGATCGACGTGGTGAAGCTGATGGATATGTGCGAAGGCGAGCACATCGAGCGTGAAATGATGTTGATCAAGGTGCGCGCCGTGGACAACGGGCGCGAGGAGATCAAGCGGATGGCGGATATTTTCCGCGGACGTATCATCGATGTCACCGACGCCCTGTATACCATCGAAGTCACCGGCACCAGCGGCAAGCTGGATGCCTTTATTGAAGCAATCCCGGCGACCGACATCATCGAAGTGGTGCGCTCGGGTGTAACGGGTATAGCGCGCGGTGAACGCGCCTTGCATGTTTAA
- a CDS encoding sensor histidine kinase — protein MPKNTFRMLMAALAGSVAFIAALLLLDIPARIITGNHAQIAIQFLDAMRPPMLAIEKAEGSSSMPAAMATFTQSATELRKRVAQYLEASQYNQVLHEHVIQLSRVIDKWLNNEKALWEYRISLVEARDSLEKLKQLELRHEAAIDEFLNAMEVLALGEQPIHQDIDRGRQASQILQILAILLVLYLLSLIILFQHMTRKALLSSFHEVQQARHNLAQQVSVRTQELERSNKELESFSYAVSHDLRAPLRSINGFSEALLEDNSDQLDDTGKDYLRRVSAAARHMGELIDAMLVLSRVTRKDIRHSDVDLSKAVTEIAGELHNQDPSRTVEWRISDNLHTEGDIDLLHIALENLLGNAWKYSSRNTGTTSIEFGAMEQKGEQVFFVRDNGCGFNTDYSDKLFMAFQRLHGKEYEGTGIGLATVQRIIQRHQGRVWAESTMGEGSTFYFTLG, from the coding sequence ATGCCTAAAAACACGTTTCGTATGCTCATGGCCGCATTGGCCGGCAGTGTCGCTTTTATTGCAGCACTGCTGCTACTGGATATCCCTGCACGAATCATAACGGGTAACCACGCGCAAATCGCTATCCAGTTCCTCGATGCCATGCGTCCGCCCATGCTGGCTATCGAGAAAGCCGAAGGCTCCTCGTCAATGCCTGCCGCCATGGCGACATTCACCCAGTCTGCCACTGAACTGAGAAAACGCGTCGCACAATACCTCGAAGCTTCACAATACAATCAGGTATTGCATGAACATGTCATACAGCTCTCCCGGGTCATCGACAAATGGCTGAATAATGAAAAAGCCCTGTGGGAATATCGTATCAGCCTGGTTGAAGCAAGAGACAGTCTGGAGAAACTGAAACAGCTGGAACTACGGCATGAAGCGGCCATCGACGAATTCCTCAATGCCATGGAAGTCCTCGCGCTTGGTGAGCAACCCATCCACCAGGATATAGACCGCGGCCGGCAGGCCAGTCAGATACTGCAGATACTTGCCATTCTGCTTGTCCTTTACCTGCTGTCGCTGATTATCCTTTTCCAGCACATGACCCGGAAAGCCCTGCTCTCCTCGTTTCACGAAGTCCAGCAAGCCCGACATAATCTTGCACAACAGGTCAGTGTTCGCACACAGGAGCTGGAACGGAGCAACAAGGAACTGGAATCCTTCAGCTACGCAGTCTCGCATGACCTGCGTGCACCGCTACGCAGCATCAACGGTTTTTCGGAAGCGCTGCTGGAAGACAACAGCGATCAGCTGGATGACACCGGCAAGGATTACCTGAGACGCGTGTCCGCTGCCGCACGGCATATGGGTGAATTGATCGATGCCATGCTGGTCCTGTCACGTGTAACACGCAAGGACATCCGTCACTCCGATGTTGACCTGTCAAAGGCCGTGACGGAGATTGCCGGGGAACTGCACAATCAGGACCCTTCCCGCACGGTTGAATGGCGGATCAGTGATAACCTGCACACCGAAGGTGATATTGATCTGCTACACATCGCGCTGGAAAACCTGCTGGGTAATGCCTGGAAGTACAGCAGCAGAAACACCGGCACTACCAGTATTGAATTTGGCGCCATGGAACAGAAGGGCGAACAGGTTTTCTTTGTCCGGGATAACGGTTGCGGCTTCAACACCGACTACTCTGACAAGCTGTTCATGGCTTTCCAGCGCTTGCACGGCAAGGAATATGAAGGCACCGGCATAGGGCTTGCCACTGTCCAGCGCATCATCCAGCGTCACCAGGGGCGCGTCTGGGCTGAAAGCACGATGGGAGAGGGGTCAACGTTTTACTTTACCCTGGGCTGA
- a CDS encoding DUF4124 domain-containing protein: MIAKTLIGGILLLAMAGAQAAMYKWKDEHGNTQFGQFPPAGVEAKRMKTPHAPASSSGKSGPGLQDRVKALEEKQGQDRENAQMANQEKERAAQLKQNCDNARKTVQLLERGGNRRYRMPDGSVQRLDEKETRRRIDESKKYLKDNCS, encoded by the coding sequence ATGATTGCTAAGACACTCATCGGAGGCATCCTGTTACTGGCCATGGCCGGTGCCCAAGCCGCCATGTATAAATGGAAAGACGAACATGGCAACACCCAGTTCGGCCAGTTCCCGCCTGCCGGGGTCGAAGCCAAACGGATGAAAACACCGCACGCCCCCGCTTCGTCGTCCGGTAAATCCGGCCCCGGCCTGCAGGACCGCGTCAAGGCGCTGGAGGAAAAACAGGGCCAGGATCGGGAAAACGCACAGATGGCGAACCAGGAAAAGGAACGTGCCGCGCAGCTGAAACAGAATTGCGACAACGCGCGTAAAACCGTGCAACTGCTGGAACGCGGTGGTAACCGTCGTTATCGCATGCCGGACGGCAGCGTCCAGCGACTTGACGAGAAAGAAACCCGTCGCCGTATCGATGAATCAAAGAAATATCTCAAGGATAACTGTTCCTGA
- a CDS encoding ABC transporter ATP-binding protein, translating into MAEAGNTETTDEHYTWERVMRIVREHRRELVWANVIAMLAVLVSVPLPLMMPLLVDEVLLKEPATLVSTMNRLFPEGWHGPVLYITAILLATIAMRFASVIFTVWQLREFSFISKDVVFRIRRDLLLRLQRISLAEYEAMGSGEVTSHFVTDLNAIDTFIGMSVSKFLIAVLSLIGAAGVLLWMHWKLALLILFLNPVVVYFTVSLGKQVKQLKRRENQAFEVFQGALTETLDAIQQIRASNREGYYLKRVIERARQIKHDSAAFSWKSDAASRLSFFVFLVGFDLFRAVSMLMVLYSGLSIGEMMAVFAYLWFMMGPVQEVLNIQYAFYSARAALERINSLLDLREEPRYPTERNPFKGRRGVSVQADNIHFSYRPDEPVLNGVSLNIEAGQRVALVGASGGGKSTLVQVLLGLYQPQQGQICFDGVPVRKIGLEVVREHVATVLQHPVLFNDTVRNNLTLGRDYPDESLWEALRAAQMEDVVRDMPQQLDSQLGRQGVRLSGGQRQRLAIARLLLNDPQVVIFDEATSALDTETEARLHEALKPFLEGRTVLIIAHRLSAVKQADHVYVFENGQIAEQGTHGELLRSDGLYSRLYG; encoded by the coding sequence ATGGCTGAAGCGGGTAATACAGAAACCACAGACGAGCATTACACCTGGGAGCGTGTGATGCGTATTGTCCGTGAACACCGGCGTGAGCTGGTGTGGGCGAATGTTATTGCCATGCTGGCCGTGCTGGTCAGTGTGCCATTGCCCCTGATGATGCCGTTACTGGTTGACGAAGTATTGCTCAAGGAGCCTGCAACGCTGGTCAGCACAATGAACCGGCTGTTCCCGGAAGGCTGGCACGGGCCGGTGCTATATATCACCGCAATATTACTTGCCACCATCGCGATGCGTTTCGCCAGCGTGATATTTACCGTGTGGCAATTACGCGAGTTCAGTTTTATTTCCAAAGATGTTGTGTTCCGTATACGGCGTGATCTGTTGTTACGCTTGCAGCGAATTTCACTGGCCGAGTACGAGGCTATGGGGAGCGGCGAGGTGACGTCACATTTCGTGACTGACCTGAATGCCATCGATACCTTCATCGGCATGTCGGTGAGCAAGTTCCTGATCGCGGTGCTGTCACTGATTGGCGCCGCCGGGGTGTTGTTGTGGATGCACTGGAAGCTGGCGTTACTGATCCTGTTCCTGAACCCGGTTGTCGTGTACTTCACTGTATCACTGGGCAAGCAGGTCAAACAGCTCAAACGTCGTGAGAACCAGGCCTTCGAAGTTTTCCAGGGCGCGCTGACGGAAACGCTGGATGCCATTCAACAGATACGTGCTTCCAACCGCGAAGGTTACTACCTGAAACGCGTCATCGAGCGTGCACGGCAGATCAAGCATGATTCAGCCGCCTTCTCGTGGAAAAGCGATGCCGCCAGCCGCCTGTCATTTTTTGTTTTTCTGGTCGGCTTCGACCTGTTTCGCGCAGTCAGTATGCTGATGGTGCTTTATTCAGGACTCAGCATAGGCGAGATGATGGCGGTATTCGCCTATCTGTGGTTTATGATGGGACCGGTCCAGGAAGTATTGAATATCCAGTATGCCTTCTACAGTGCGCGCGCCGCACTGGAGCGCATCAACAGCCTGCTCGATTTGCGCGAGGAGCCCCGCTATCCCACAGAGCGGAATCCGTTCAAGGGCAGACGTGGCGTCTCGGTTCAGGCGGACAATATTCATTTCTCCTACCGTCCCGATGAACCGGTGCTGAACGGTGTCAGTCTGAATATCGAGGCCGGTCAGCGTGTCGCGCTGGTGGGCGCCAGTGGCGGTGGCAAGTCGACACTGGTGCAGGTGTTACTGGGCCTGTATCAGCCACAACAGGGTCAGATCTGTTTTGATGGTGTGCCTGTCCGGAAAATCGGACTCGAAGTAGTACGCGAGCATGTGGCTACGGTGTTGCAGCACCCGGTACTGTTCAATGACACAGTGCGTAACAACCTGACACTGGGGCGCGACTACCCGGATGAGTCGTTATGGGAAGCATTGCGAGCGGCACAAATGGAGGATGTGGTGCGCGATATGCCACAACAGCTCGATTCACAACTGGGTCGGCAGGGTGTGCGCCTGTCCGGTGGTCAGCGTCAACGTCTGGCGATTGCCCGCCTGCTGCTCAATGACCCGCAGGTGGTTATTTTCGATGAAGCCACCTCGGCACTGGATACCGAAACCGAAGCGCGTCTGCACGAGGCGTTGAAGCCGTTCCTGGAAGGTCGAACCGTGTTGATTATTGCGCATCGCCTGAGCGCGGTGAAACAGGCAGACCATGTTTACGTATTCGAAAATGGTCAGATCGCCGAGCAGGGTACGCACGGGGAGTTACTCAGGTCGGACGGTCTGTACAGTCGTTTATACGGTTGA
- a CDS encoding phosphatidylserine decarboxylase: MATGRYPYFSRAGWLPFLLFAITGFVVGNAVGWLWSSPFWLLCLFVLFIYRDPYRDIPASPLAVVSPADGIVSQVENVRDPYLDRDAIRVLINMSHIGVYSTRSPVEGKVMKPPYDGGADRPHGVWLKTDEDDDLVIVMHRSPLHNLPRCYVGIGERLGQGQRCGFIPMGGQVEIYLPCNSRVQVKAGSHVRAGSDVIALLVHK, translated from the coding sequence ATGGCGACAGGCCGTTACCCCTACTTTTCCCGTGCCGGCTGGTTGCCGTTTCTGCTGTTTGCCATTACCGGGTTTGTTGTCGGAAATGCCGTCGGCTGGCTCTGGTCGTCGCCTTTCTGGCTGCTCTGCCTGTTTGTCCTGTTTATCTACCGGGATCCGTATCGCGATATACCGGCGAGTCCGCTTGCCGTTGTGAGCCCTGCCGATGGTATTGTTTCTCAGGTGGAAAACGTTCGTGATCCGTATCTGGATCGTGATGCAATTCGCGTCCTGATCAATATGAGCCATATTGGTGTGTACAGCACGCGTAGTCCGGTGGAAGGAAAAGTCATGAAGCCGCCATACGATGGGGGTGCCGACCGACCACACGGCGTGTGGCTGAAAACCGACGAGGATGATGACCTGGTGATTGTCATGCATCGCAGTCCCTTGCACAATCTGCCGCGCTGCTATGTGGGTATAGGAGAACGGCTCGGGCAGGGGCAGCGCTGTGGATTTATCCCGATGGGCGGACAGGTCGAGATCTATTTGCCGTGTAACAGTCGTGTGCAGGTAAAGGCCGGCTCGCACGTACGGGCCGGATCTGATGTAATAGCCCTTCTGGTCCACAAATAG